A genomic region of Gemmata massiliana contains the following coding sequences:
- a CDS encoding chemotaxis protein CheW: MNAPETSDLNGSPDGSQFLTFFLQEEEYGLEILRVQEIKGYSKITPLPNTPREVKGVMNLRGTVVPVIDLRARFNLREAEYTPFTVIIVVTVGTKVVGLVVDAVSDVLNVEPKEMVPTPDLGSGVDTSFLNGIARTGERLVSLLNIDRLVGNATGPALTA; this comes from the coding sequence ATGAACGCGCCCGAAACGAGTGACCTGAACGGTTCCCCCGACGGCAGCCAGTTTTTGACGTTCTTTCTTCAAGAAGAGGAATACGGGCTGGAGATATTGCGGGTACAGGAAATCAAGGGGTACTCGAAGATCACCCCGCTGCCCAACACGCCCCGAGAAGTCAAAGGGGTCATGAACCTGCGCGGCACCGTGGTCCCGGTCATCGATTTGCGCGCCCGGTTCAATCTGCGTGAGGCCGAGTACACGCCGTTCACGGTCATCATCGTGGTCACCGTGGGTACCAAGGTGGTCGGGCTCGTCGTGGACGCGGTGTCCGACGTGCTCAACGTGGAACCCAAAGAGATGGTCCCGACCCCGGACCTGGGTTCGGGCGTGGACACCTCGTTCCTCAACGGGATCGCGCGCACCGGCGAGCGCCTCGTCTCGCTCCTCAACATCGACAGGCTCGTCGGGAACGCGACCGGTCCGGCACTCACCGCATAA
- a CDS encoding response regulator, with the protein MTKTVLIVDDSPTMRQMVGDTLRGAGFAVLEGINGEDALRKVANKTVQLVITDFNMPIMGGIALIERLRAKPSFRFTPILVLTTETEMARKEQGRNAGATGWVTKPFDPTRLIQVVKRLVP; encoded by the coding sequence ATGACGAAGACCGTCCTGATCGTGGACGACTCGCCCACGATGCGGCAAATGGTGGGCGACACGCTCCGCGGAGCCGGGTTCGCGGTGCTCGAAGGTATTAACGGCGAGGACGCCCTGCGCAAGGTCGCCAACAAGACCGTGCAGCTGGTGATTACCGATTTCAACATGCCGATCATGGGCGGCATCGCCCTGATCGAGCGCTTGCGCGCGAAACCCTCGTTCCGGTTCACACCGATCCTGGTGCTGACCACCGAGACCGAGATGGCGCGCAAGGAACAGGGCCGCAACGCGGGCGCGACCGGCTGGGTGACCAAGCCGTTCGACCCGACGCGGCTCATTCAGGTCGTGAAACGACTCGTGCCCTGA
- a CDS encoding chemotaxis protein CheA — translation MRIDPTAYRKTFFDEAIDHLATLEGALLRLEKGPPDSTAVDEAFRAAHSVKGGADAVGFPHIAKFTHSVEGFLERFRANGQVPRRGLDILLEATDVLTRLVNAARHDEPPPDGTEELVARLAAEGAAVSAGESAGAEAPAGTNTRASKSWWETPNELDRLKPAEPVEQRVTAYVVTVTPHPEALRSGLDPLPLLRELAQLGTVGRVELNLSALPALADLDPERCYVAWTVHLETAQPLTAINDVFAFSPDMIKATVALAASAPAPAPAAPVAAAPTPPPAPATPAPPREPERPTPAAPPPPERSAPMPPRIENPGASLFGTFDRRLPTPDPIRFAAFLVKRSAITAEQALDALVRYRDGRQTAAAVAVQAGLMTIDQLRDMVEWMGADEGFSEAAIRLEYLTEGDLGRVLIRQEQGAPPLSDHLMASGALTEDAVARELAAYRSQAAAAPDPAASFSELPPVEMPRTPGESLLDENGAMIGDFCAEAAEHLETADRNLLTIDGDPTNADALNAVYRGFHTIKGVSSMLGLSAVQMLAHEAENLLNLAREGKVLLQGKPMDLVFASTDALKRQVQFVRTWANERGKLAEDATLPNLLAELRVAVGGPGHGHRPAAPHPAPAAPKADPHPAPAAPKAEAPKAEANHHDHPHPTPAAAHPHPTPAAPKADGHPEPAARRAPDKETVRVDKDRLDKLINTIGELVIAQSMAQQEFDELNAEAGVLSLALPELSKISRDLQELSLSLRMVPMQGTFQKMARLVRDLSRKMDKPVELELHGEETELDKTVVDQLGDPLMHMVRNAIDHGLEETSERAAVGKPTAGRVVLRAYHQGGSVFIELTDDGKGLDRERILKKALEKGIITEGQRLTDSEIYALIFEAGFSTAKAVTDVSGRGVGMDVVRRNVEALQGNILIRTQMGQGTTFTIRLPLTLAIMDGLVVGLGGEVYVLPLLSVVESFRPHPADMHRIAGRGEAVTVRGEVVPLLRLHEILGRPSEVTDPCRGLVVLVEDQGKKHAVLVDELLGQMQAVVKSLDANYKRVEGLAGATILGDGRVAMILDIHGLAQLHTQFGRGAPEPALASVGADDFFGGKL, via the coding sequence ATGCGGATCGACCCAACGGCGTACCGAAAAACGTTCTTCGACGAGGCCATCGACCACCTCGCGACCCTCGAAGGCGCCCTGCTCCGGCTGGAAAAGGGACCGCCCGATTCCACCGCGGTGGACGAGGCGTTCCGGGCCGCCCACTCCGTTAAAGGCGGGGCGGACGCGGTCGGGTTCCCCCACATCGCGAAGTTCACCCACTCCGTCGAGGGGTTCCTCGAACGGTTCCGCGCCAACGGCCAGGTTCCGCGCCGCGGGCTGGACATCCTACTCGAAGCGACGGACGTGCTCACCCGATTGGTGAACGCGGCCCGGCACGACGAGCCGCCGCCCGATGGGACCGAGGAACTGGTCGCCCGGCTCGCGGCCGAGGGCGCCGCGGTCAGCGCGGGGGAATCCGCGGGTGCGGAAGCGCCCGCCGGTACGAACACTCGCGCGTCCAAATCGTGGTGGGAAACCCCGAACGAACTCGACCGCCTCAAACCCGCAGAACCGGTGGAACAGCGCGTGACCGCATACGTCGTGACGGTGACCCCGCACCCCGAAGCGCTTCGCTCGGGGTTGGACCCGCTCCCGTTGCTCCGCGAACTCGCGCAGCTCGGTACCGTCGGGCGCGTCGAACTCAACCTGTCTGCGCTCCCCGCGCTGGCCGACCTGGACCCGGAACGGTGCTACGTCGCCTGGACGGTCCACCTCGAAACCGCACAACCACTCACCGCGATCAACGACGTTTTCGCGTTCTCCCCGGACATGATTAAGGCGACCGTCGCGCTCGCCGCGAGCGCCCCGGCACCCGCTCCTGCCGCACCTGTCGCTGCCGCTCCCACTCCCCCGCCGGCTCCAGCAACCCCAGCGCCGCCGCGCGAACCCGAGCGCCCGACCCCGGCCGCACCTCCACCTCCCGAGCGCTCGGCCCCGATGCCGCCGCGCATCGAGAACCCGGGAGCCTCGCTGTTCGGGACGTTCGACCGCCGGCTCCCGACCCCCGATCCGATCCGGTTCGCCGCGTTCCTCGTGAAGCGCAGTGCGATCACGGCCGAACAAGCACTCGACGCGCTCGTGCGCTACCGCGACGGGCGCCAAACGGCCGCCGCTGTTGCGGTCCAGGCCGGGCTGATGACGATCGACCAGTTGCGGGACATGGTGGAGTGGATGGGAGCCGACGAGGGCTTCAGTGAAGCCGCGATCCGGCTCGAATATCTGACCGAAGGCGACCTCGGGCGCGTGCTGATCCGGCAGGAACAAGGTGCCCCGCCCCTGAGCGACCACCTGATGGCGAGCGGCGCGCTAACCGAGGACGCGGTGGCGCGCGAACTGGCCGCGTACCGCTCACAGGCCGCCGCCGCCCCGGACCCCGCGGCGAGCTTTAGCGAGTTGCCCCCGGTGGAGATGCCGCGCACGCCCGGGGAGTCGCTCCTCGACGAGAACGGCGCGATGATCGGTGATTTCTGCGCCGAGGCTGCCGAGCACCTGGAGACCGCGGACCGGAACCTGCTGACGATCGACGGCGACCCGACCAACGCGGACGCGCTCAACGCGGTGTACCGCGGATTCCACACGATCAAGGGCGTGTCCAGCATGCTCGGCCTGAGCGCCGTGCAGATGCTCGCGCACGAGGCCGAGAACCTGCTGAACCTGGCCCGGGAGGGCAAGGTGCTCCTGCAGGGCAAGCCGATGGACCTCGTGTTCGCCAGTACCGACGCCCTCAAGCGCCAGGTCCAGTTCGTCCGCACGTGGGCGAACGAGCGCGGCAAACTCGCCGAGGACGCGACCCTGCCGAACCTGCTCGCCGAGCTGCGGGTCGCGGTGGGCGGGCCGGGCCACGGCCACCGCCCGGCGGCCCCGCACCCGGCCCCGGCCGCTCCGAAGGCCGATCCGCACCCGGCCCCGGCTGCTCCGAAGGCCGAGGCCCCGAAGGCCGAGGCCAACCACCACGACCACCCGCATCCGACCCCGGCCGCCGCGCACCCGCATCCGACCCCGGCCGCTCCGAAGGCCGACGGGCACCCGGAACCCGCCGCGCGCCGTGCGCCGGACAAAGAAACGGTGCGCGTGGACAAGGACCGGCTCGACAAACTCATCAACACCATCGGCGAGCTGGTGATCGCGCAGTCGATGGCCCAGCAGGAGTTCGACGAACTCAACGCCGAGGCCGGTGTGCTCTCGCTCGCCCTGCCCGAACTGTCGAAGATCTCGCGCGACCTCCAGGAACTGAGCCTGTCGTTGCGAATGGTTCCGATGCAGGGCACGTTCCAGAAGATGGCCCGACTGGTGCGCGACCTGTCGCGGAAGATGGACAAGCCGGTCGAACTCGAGCTGCACGGGGAGGAGACCGAACTCGACAAGACGGTGGTGGACCAGCTCGGCGACCCGCTCATGCACATGGTCCGCAACGCGATCGACCACGGGCTAGAGGAAACGTCCGAACGGGCCGCGGTGGGCAAACCGACCGCCGGGCGCGTCGTCCTCCGGGCGTACCACCAGGGCGGTAGCGTCTTTATCGAGCTGACCGACGACGGCAAGGGCCTGGACCGCGAGCGCATCCTGAAAAAGGCGCTCGAAAAGGGCATCATCACCGAGGGCCAGCGCCTCACGGACTCCGAGATCTACGCGCTCATCTTTGAGGCCGGGTTCTCGACCGCGAAGGCCGTGACCGACGTGTCCGGGCGCGGCGTCGGTATGGACGTGGTCCGGCGGAACGTCGAGGCGCTCCAGGGCAACATCCTGATCCGCACGCAGATGGGCCAGGGGACCACGTTCACCATCCGGCTCCCGCTCACGCTGGCGATCATGGACGGGCTGGTGGTCGGGCTCGGGGGCGAGGTGTACGTGCTCCCGCTGCTGTCGGTCGTCGAGTCGTTCCGCCCGCACCCCGCCGACATGCACCGGATCGCCGGGCGCGGCGAGGCGGTCACGGTCCGCGGCGAGGTGGTCCCGCTCCTGCGGCTCCACGAGATCCTCGGGCGCCCGAGCGAGGTCACCGACCCGTGCCGCGGGCTGGTCGTGCTCGTCGAGGACCAGGGCAAGAAACACGCGGTCCTGGTGGACGAGTTGCTCGGCCAGATGCAGGCCGTGGTCAAGAGCCTCGACGCGAACTACAAGCGCGTCGAGGGCCTGGCCGGGGCGACCATCCTCGGCGACGGACGCGTGGCCATGATCCTCGACATCCACGGCCTGGCCCAGTTGCACACCCAGTTCGGTCGGGGCGCGCCGGAACCGGCCCTCGCCTCCGTCGGTGCCGACGATTTCTTTGGGGGGAAACTATGA
- a CDS encoding STAS domain-containing protein: MGSDEPIHVAVDPETGTSNLTLKGRITVDCARAFHKAALDLVAGGTNVRLSCEGAEFFDVSALQIFLSLGRELMKQRRRCDIVGVTGPLAADFRLVGLGGAVAQS; this comes from the coding sequence ATGGGCAGCGATGAACCGATTCACGTGGCCGTCGACCCGGAAACGGGCACGTCGAATCTGACCCTCAAGGGGCGCATCACCGTTGACTGTGCGCGCGCGTTCCACAAGGCCGCCCTCGATCTGGTTGCCGGTGGAACCAACGTCCGACTGTCGTGCGAGGGCGCGGAGTTCTTCGACGTGTCCGCGCTCCAGATCTTCTTGTCGCTCGGTCGGGAACTCATGAAGCAGCGCCGGCGGTGCGACATCGTCGGCGTGACCGGCCCGCTCGCGGCGGACTTCCGCCTCGTGGGGCTGGGGGGCGCTGTCGCGCAGTCTTGA